The Lycium ferocissimum isolate CSIRO_LF1 chromosome 10, AGI_CSIRO_Lferr_CH_V1, whole genome shotgun sequence genome window below encodes:
- the LOC132034733 gene encoding uncharacterized protein LOC132034733 yields MIQLIMVQDDRMASTHDHNFDWSGQNRETGGPNNATTQLHNLNCNVRHPSHPGPSELDNDRHNDFEDNPTLTQLTQIVSNNDLANDIINESDSDSPLDHEGTDDDQSSADGDDSDEDVAAPSNVSVNYHSNVIPYLDNTEEVEPEDFAYMRDNGSVSKFTLEFQES; encoded by the exons ATGATACAACTAATTATGGTACAAGATGATCGTATGGCTTCAACGCACGATCATAACTTTGATTGGAGTGGACAGAATCGTGAGACGGGTGGACCAAATAATGCTACTACGCAGTTGCATAATTTGAATTGTAATGTACGACACCCTTCACATCCTGGTCCAAGTGAATTGGACAATGATAG gcATAACGATTTTGAAGATAACCCCACGTTGACTCAACTCACACAAATTGTCAGCAATAACGATTTAGCTAATGATATAATAAATGAGTCGGATAGCGATAGTCCATTAGATCATGAAGGGACGGACGATGATCAATCGTCTGCTGACGGTGACGATTCTGATGAAGATGTTGCGGCCCCCAGTAATGTTAGTGTTAATTATCATTCAAATGTGATCCCATATTTGGATAATACAGAAGAAGTAGAACCGGAAGATTTTGCATACATGAGAGATAACGGGTCTGTTTCGAAATTTACTTTGGAATTCCAAGAATCCTAA